A portion of the Aricia agestis chromosome 1, ilAriAges1.1, whole genome shotgun sequence genome contains these proteins:
- the LOC121729214 gene encoding trypsin-7-like isoform X2 translates to MLLEVVNFKVDIVRTDIESAEPSRRNYEAPEPKPALRIMGGSDADISNHPYVAAILIHDRLWCAGSIVDVDWVLTAAHCLNYVIFVDPMRGLQDYVKVRVGSSKPLEGGKLVDIVGAVSHPKFEEEPVPHADIALLKLAGRLRFSSSVRAIKIFEGFVEPYPQSFVLVCGWGATKSNEDFEEHPPDLLTARLKVRTQTYCEDAYELVSGFRYDNDFFCASLRNGTRDACLFDAGAPAVQQNRLMGVMSFGPKRCGDEIQPPVFIKAYYFRDFVARTIASYKTTREQAEAQINVEYESTFSGNTTMEPEYVREATEEDFGVDDQ, encoded by the exons ATGCTCCTCGAGGTAG TGAATTTCAAAGTAGATATCGTTAGAACTGACATAGAGTCAGCCGAGCCGAGTCGTCGTAACTATGAGGCTCCTGAGCCGAAGCCCGCTTTGAGGATAATGGGCGGGAGCGACGCGGACATCAGCAACCATCCGTACGTGGCGGCCATCTTGATCCACGACCGGCTGTGGTGCGCCGGCTCCATCGTCGACGTCGACTGGGTGCTCACTGCTGCGCACTGCTTGAATTA TGTGATCTTCGTGGATCCCATGAGAGGATTGCAGGATTACGTGAAGGTCCGCGTGGGCAGCTCCAAGCCCCTCGAGGGTGGGAAGCTGGTGGATATTGTGGGTGCCGTCAGCCATCCCAAGTTTGAGGAGGAGCCGGTCCCTCACGCTGACATCGCCCTGCTCAAATTGGCTGGGAGATTGA GATTTAGCAGTTCCGTAagagctataaaaatattcgaGGGCTTTGTAGAGCCTTATCCTCAGAGCTTTGTTCTAGTGTGCGGTTGGGGAGCCACTAAG TCCAACGAAGATTTCGAGGAACACCCGCCTGATCTGCTGACCGCTCGGCTCAAGGTTCGCACACAGACGTACTGCGAGGACGCGTACGAGCTAGTCAGCGGGTTTCGCTACGACAACGACTTCTTTTGCGCTTCACTGCGGAACGGAACGAGGGATGCCTGTTTG TTCGACGCGGGGGCGCCGGCCGTGCAGCAGAACCGTCTGATGGGCGTCATGAGCTTCGGCCCCAAGCGCTGCGGTGACGAAATACAGCCGCCCGTCTTCATAAAGGCATACTATTTTAG gGACTTCGTAGCGCGTACTATAGCATCGTACAAGACGACACGGGAGCAGGCCGAAGCGCAGATTAATGTGGAGTACGAGTCCACATTCAGTGGGAACACCACGATGGAACCGGAGTACGTTAGAGAGGCAACCGAGGAAGATTTTGGTGTAGATGATCAGTGA
- the LOC121729214 gene encoding trypsin-7-like isoform X1 produces MIICVCIICFVCSSVSYCFNAPRVNFKVDIVRTDIESAEPSRRNYEAPEPKPALRIMGGSDADISNHPYVAAILIHDRLWCAGSIVDVDWVLTAAHCLNYVIFVDPMRGLQDYVKVRVGSSKPLEGGKLVDIVGAVSHPKFEEEPVPHADIALLKLAGRLRFSSSVRAIKIFEGFVEPYPQSFVLVCGWGATKSNEDFEEHPPDLLTARLKVRTQTYCEDAYELVSGFRYDNDFFCASLRNGTRDACLFDAGAPAVQQNRLMGVMSFGPKRCGDEIQPPVFIKAYYFRDFVARTIASYKTTREQAEAQINVEYESTFSGNTTMEPEYVREATEEDFGVDDQ; encoded by the exons ATGATTATTTGTGTGTGTATTATTTGTTTCGTGTGTAGTTCAGTCTCATATTGTTTCAATGCTCCTCGAG TGAATTTCAAAGTAGATATCGTTAGAACTGACATAGAGTCAGCCGAGCCGAGTCGTCGTAACTATGAGGCTCCTGAGCCGAAGCCCGCTTTGAGGATAATGGGCGGGAGCGACGCGGACATCAGCAACCATCCGTACGTGGCGGCCATCTTGATCCACGACCGGCTGTGGTGCGCCGGCTCCATCGTCGACGTCGACTGGGTGCTCACTGCTGCGCACTGCTTGAATTA TGTGATCTTCGTGGATCCCATGAGAGGATTGCAGGATTACGTGAAGGTCCGCGTGGGCAGCTCCAAGCCCCTCGAGGGTGGGAAGCTGGTGGATATTGTGGGTGCCGTCAGCCATCCCAAGTTTGAGGAGGAGCCGGTCCCTCACGCTGACATCGCCCTGCTCAAATTGGCTGGGAGATTGA GATTTAGCAGTTCCGTAagagctataaaaatattcgaGGGCTTTGTAGAGCCTTATCCTCAGAGCTTTGTTCTAGTGTGCGGTTGGGGAGCCACTAAG TCCAACGAAGATTTCGAGGAACACCCGCCTGATCTGCTGACCGCTCGGCTCAAGGTTCGCACACAGACGTACTGCGAGGACGCGTACGAGCTAGTCAGCGGGTTTCGCTACGACAACGACTTCTTTTGCGCTTCACTGCGGAACGGAACGAGGGATGCCTGTTTG TTCGACGCGGGGGCGCCGGCCGTGCAGCAGAACCGTCTGATGGGCGTCATGAGCTTCGGCCCCAAGCGCTGCGGTGACGAAATACAGCCGCCCGTCTTCATAAAGGCATACTATTTTAG gGACTTCGTAGCGCGTACTATAGCATCGTACAAGACGACACGGGAGCAGGCCGAAGCGCAGATTAATGTGGAGTACGAGTCCACATTCAGTGGGAACACCACGATGGAACCGGAGTACGTTAGAGAGGCAACCGAGGAAGATTTTGGTGTAGATGATCAGTGA
- the LOC121729214 gene encoding trypsin-7-like isoform X3, whose amino-acid sequence MIICVCIICFVCSSVSYCFNAPRVNFKVDIVRTDIESAEPSRRNYEAPEPKPALRIMGGSDADISNHPYVAAILIHDRLWCAGSIVDVDWVLTAAHCLNYVIFVDPMRGLQDYVKVRVGSSKPLEGGKLVDIVGAVSHPKFEEEPVPHADIALLKLAGRLRFSSSVRAIKIFEGFVEPYPQSFVLVCGWGATKSNEDFEEHPPDLLTARLKVRTQTYCEDAYELVSGFRYDNDFFCASLRNGTRDACLFDAGAPAVQQNRLMGVMSFGPKRCGDEIQPPVFIKAYYFSAYYSIVQDDTGAGRSAD is encoded by the exons ATGATTATTTGTGTGTGTATTATTTGTTTCGTGTGTAGTTCAGTCTCATATTGTTTCAATGCTCCTCGAG TGAATTTCAAAGTAGATATCGTTAGAACTGACATAGAGTCAGCCGAGCCGAGTCGTCGTAACTATGAGGCTCCTGAGCCGAAGCCCGCTTTGAGGATAATGGGCGGGAGCGACGCGGACATCAGCAACCATCCGTACGTGGCGGCCATCTTGATCCACGACCGGCTGTGGTGCGCCGGCTCCATCGTCGACGTCGACTGGGTGCTCACTGCTGCGCACTGCTTGAATTA TGTGATCTTCGTGGATCCCATGAGAGGATTGCAGGATTACGTGAAGGTCCGCGTGGGCAGCTCCAAGCCCCTCGAGGGTGGGAAGCTGGTGGATATTGTGGGTGCCGTCAGCCATCCCAAGTTTGAGGAGGAGCCGGTCCCTCACGCTGACATCGCCCTGCTCAAATTGGCTGGGAGATTGA GATTTAGCAGTTCCGTAagagctataaaaatattcgaGGGCTTTGTAGAGCCTTATCCTCAGAGCTTTGTTCTAGTGTGCGGTTGGGGAGCCACTAAG TCCAACGAAGATTTCGAGGAACACCCGCCTGATCTGCTGACCGCTCGGCTCAAGGTTCGCACACAGACGTACTGCGAGGACGCGTACGAGCTAGTCAGCGGGTTTCGCTACGACAACGACTTCTTTTGCGCTTCACTGCGGAACGGAACGAGGGATGCCTGTTTG TTCGACGCGGGGGCGCCGGCCGTGCAGCAGAACCGTCTGATGGGCGTCATGAGCTTCGGCCCCAAGCGCTGCGGTGACGAAATACAGCCGCCCGTCTTCATAAAGGCATACTATTTTAG CGCGTACTATAGCATCGTACAAGACGACACGGGAGCAGGCCGAAGCGCAGATTAA
- the LOC121729161 gene encoding solute carrier family 2, facilitated glucose transporter member 8-like isoform X1, whose translation MLIEQPLIWLAKILNGGLTNQFLMAIMVTIPVLNFGMLMGWQSPMTPLLQAADGPAGEAISDDTISWMASVTFFPPIFCGVFVGKLTDRWGRKPTTILTSLMLVISWVITIFSLKPWALITSRAVAGLACAGCYVVTPLYLKEIASDNVRGALGSLFILSQNLGYLIVYVAGDVFSFAAVLYLCTAIPVVHTLLFLVMPETPVFLVKQGKIQEARASLAWLRNSSVEDKNLEEEIQQMENEEQYARSMKKTTWKSIVQDKTTFKAFRISLNVMLSQETCGYLVVLMYAGSIFEQAAESISLTLSPNKQTIVVGAIQLLGSIVASCIVEKTGRKWLLASTSFVTGLSMLALGAWFYITGMGVWLPGWLPVLAMCLCIFADAAGYQPVPYVITSELFSFQHRGMVTSFVSSVDALSDFLQTKAYDPLLKLLGIHWVFIMFSVVCFLGTLYTVLYVPETKDRTVEEIYAILDGRQKEKRKDPENDSKILQNLIELPI comes from the exons ATGCTTATTGAACAACCTCTAATATGGCTGGCGAAAATACTCAATGGCGGACTCACCAACCAGTTCCTAATGGCGATCATGG TGACGATCCCAGTCCTGAACTTCGGCATGCTCATGGGGTGGCAGTCCCCCATGACGCCGCTGCTGCAGGCGGCGGACGGGCCCGCGGGCGAGGCCATCTCAGATGACACCATCTCGTGGATGGCTTCCGTCACGTTCTTCCCGCCGATATTCTGCGGCGTGTTCGTGGGCAAACTGACCGACCGATGGGGAAGGAAACCGACCACGATACTCACGTCGCTGATGCTTGTT ataagCTGGGTGATCACGATATTCTCCCTCAAGCCGTGGGCGCTGATCACGTCTCGCGCCGTGGCCGGCCTGGCCTGCGCGGGCTGCTACGTTGTCACACCACTGTACTTAAAAGAA ATAGCATCGGACAACGTGCGCGGCGCTCTGGGCTCGCTGTTCATCCTCTCCCAGAACCTGGGCTACCTGATAGTGTACGTGGCGGGAGACGTGTTCTCCTTCGCCGCGGTCCTGTACCTGTGCACCGCCATACCCGTCGTCCACACCCTGCTGTTCCTGGTCATGCCGGAGACGCCGGTCTTCTTGGTCAAGCAGGGGAAGATTCAG GAAGCCCGCGCTTCTCTGGCATGGTTGAGGAATTCCTCAGTCGAAGACAAAAACTTGGAGGAAGAAATCCAGCAGATGGAAAATGAGGAGCAGTACGCTAGATCCATGAAGAAGACAACGTGGAAGAGCATCG TTCAAGACAAGACCACGTTCAAGGCGTTCCGGATCTCACTGAACGTGATGCTGTCGCAGGAGACGTGCGGGTACCTGGTGGTGCTGATGTACGCGGGCTCCATATTCGAGCAGGCCGCAGAGTCCATCAGCCTCACGCTCAGCCCCAACAAGCAGACCATCGTGGTCGGTGCCATACAGCTGCTCGGCTCCATCGTCGCTAGCTGCATCGTAGAGAAAACTGGACGGAAG TGGTTGCTGGCGAGCACATCGTTCGTGACGGGTCTCTCAATGCTAGCGCTGGGGGCGTGGTTCTACATCACTGGCATGGGCGTGTGGCTGCCGGGCTGGCTGCCGGTGCTGGCCATGTGCCTGTGTATCTTCGCCGATGCCGCCGGCTACCAGCCTGTGCCTTACGTCATCACATCCGAACTGTTCTCCTTTCAG CATCGAGGCATGGTAACCTCCTTTGTGAGCAGCGTGGATGCGTTAAGCGACTTCCTCCAAACGAAAGCCTACGATCCTCTCCTCAAACTCCTGGGAATCCACTGGGTCTTCATAATGTTCTCCGTCGTATGTTTCCTGGGCACCCTTTACACCGTGCTCTACGTACCGGAGACCAAGGACAGAACCGTAGAGGAGATCTACGCCATCCTCGACGGCAGGCAGAAGGAGAAGAGGAAAGATCCGGAGAACG ACTCCAAAATCCTTCAAAATTTAATCGAACTTCCCATATAA
- the LOC121729161 gene encoding solute carrier family 2, facilitated glucose transporter member 8-like isoform X2 yields the protein MLIEQPLIWLAKILNGGLTNQFLMAIMVTIPVLNFGMLMGWQSPMTPLLQAADGPAGEAISDDTISWMASVTFFPPIFCGVFVGKLTDRWGRKPTTILTSLMLVISWVITIFSLKPWALITSRAVAGLACAGCYVVTPLYLKEIASDNVRGALGSLFILSQNLGYLIVYVAGDVFSFAAVLYLCTAIPVVHTLLFLVMPETPVFLVKQGKIQEARASLAWLRNSSVEDKNLEEEIQQMENEEQYARSMKKTTWKSIVQDKTTFKAFRISLNVMLSQETCGYLVVLMYAGSIFEQAAESISLTLSPNKQTIVVGAIQLLGSIVASCIVEKTGRKWLLASTSFVTGLSMLALGAWFYITGMGVWLPGWLPVLAMCLCIFADAAGYQPVPYVITSELFSFQHRGMVTSFVSSVDALSDFLQTKAYDPLLKLLGIHWVFIMFSVVCFLGTLYTVLYVPETKDRTVEEIYAILDGRQKEKRKDPENGNEISRL from the exons ATGCTTATTGAACAACCTCTAATATGGCTGGCGAAAATACTCAATGGCGGACTCACCAACCAGTTCCTAATGGCGATCATGG TGACGATCCCAGTCCTGAACTTCGGCATGCTCATGGGGTGGCAGTCCCCCATGACGCCGCTGCTGCAGGCGGCGGACGGGCCCGCGGGCGAGGCCATCTCAGATGACACCATCTCGTGGATGGCTTCCGTCACGTTCTTCCCGCCGATATTCTGCGGCGTGTTCGTGGGCAAACTGACCGACCGATGGGGAAGGAAACCGACCACGATACTCACGTCGCTGATGCTTGTT ataagCTGGGTGATCACGATATTCTCCCTCAAGCCGTGGGCGCTGATCACGTCTCGCGCCGTGGCCGGCCTGGCCTGCGCGGGCTGCTACGTTGTCACACCACTGTACTTAAAAGAA ATAGCATCGGACAACGTGCGCGGCGCTCTGGGCTCGCTGTTCATCCTCTCCCAGAACCTGGGCTACCTGATAGTGTACGTGGCGGGAGACGTGTTCTCCTTCGCCGCGGTCCTGTACCTGTGCACCGCCATACCCGTCGTCCACACCCTGCTGTTCCTGGTCATGCCGGAGACGCCGGTCTTCTTGGTCAAGCAGGGGAAGATTCAG GAAGCCCGCGCTTCTCTGGCATGGTTGAGGAATTCCTCAGTCGAAGACAAAAACTTGGAGGAAGAAATCCAGCAGATGGAAAATGAGGAGCAGTACGCTAGATCCATGAAGAAGACAACGTGGAAGAGCATCG TTCAAGACAAGACCACGTTCAAGGCGTTCCGGATCTCACTGAACGTGATGCTGTCGCAGGAGACGTGCGGGTACCTGGTGGTGCTGATGTACGCGGGCTCCATATTCGAGCAGGCCGCAGAGTCCATCAGCCTCACGCTCAGCCCCAACAAGCAGACCATCGTGGTCGGTGCCATACAGCTGCTCGGCTCCATCGTCGCTAGCTGCATCGTAGAGAAAACTGGACGGAAG TGGTTGCTGGCGAGCACATCGTTCGTGACGGGTCTCTCAATGCTAGCGCTGGGGGCGTGGTTCTACATCACTGGCATGGGCGTGTGGCTGCCGGGCTGGCTGCCGGTGCTGGCCATGTGCCTGTGTATCTTCGCCGATGCCGCCGGCTACCAGCCTGTGCCTTACGTCATCACATCCGAACTGTTCTCCTTTCAG CATCGAGGCATGGTAACCTCCTTTGTGAGCAGCGTGGATGCGTTAAGCGACTTCCTCCAAACGAAAGCCTACGATCCTCTCCTCAAACTCCTGGGAATCCACTGGGTCTTCATAATGTTCTCCGTCGTATGTTTCCTGGGCACCCTTTACACCGTGCTCTACGTACCGGAGACCAAGGACAGAACCGTAGAGGAGATCTACGCCATCCTCGACGGCAGGCAGAAGGAGAAGAGGAAAGATCCGGAGAACGGTAACGAAATTAGTAGACTGTAG